The proteins below are encoded in one region of Salvelinus alpinus chromosome 27, SLU_Salpinus.1, whole genome shotgun sequence:
- the LOC139556174 gene encoding small integral membrane protein 8-like, translating into MASGSGKEAPKEGDFRMPGLRGAKTTTLFRAVNPELTNKPVMAFGLVTITLCVGYLGYHHATKENDQKLYEVIDIEGEENV; encoded by the exons ATGGCATCTGGAAGCGGTAAGGAGGCTCCGAAAGAAGGGGACTTCAGGATGCCTGGCCTTAGAGGAGCGAAGACCACCACGCTTTTCCGAGCTGTCAACCCTGAGCTCACG AACAAGCCAGTGATGGCATTTGGACTTGTGACAATCACCTTGTGTGTGGGCTACCTGGGATACCATCATGCCACCAAAGAGAACGACCAGAAGCTGTATGAAGTTATTGACATTGAAGGGGAGGAAAACGTCTAA